A window of the Henckelia pumila isolate YLH828 chromosome 3, ASM3356847v2, whole genome shotgun sequence genome harbors these coding sequences:
- the LOC140888718 gene encoding protein NODULATION SIGNALING PATHWAY 2-like — MEHELFNFDSYNVDPFSLFSIQDMFTSNDFENDIENVLQLDSDRTYFDRSVHPDGVSVLENVQENITFQYEEILDNLENSEEIQDGSMESCDLIDLLLKGAEAVEAENWLLAPKIVTKLNNLLSDQENGDNPLVRLALYFTEGLIYKSLSSLELLENSILPQPDSFPAFQMLQELSPYMKFAHFTANQAILEAIRYHQELHVVDFDVMEGAQWPPLMSDLSSRHEYADVSLRITAVVTDEKKIDHVRRTGLRLQEFANSINLNFMFDRFFMRREQDFEDLEVSSDSLVANVMLHQLHMPHKDMSLVKVFLNGIQQHLSPKIVILVENELYNLHRVPSMSFVEYFKEALQHYGSISDSLITGFGRGYKSAVKIVEKEFMRMRILESLKEFPSLRREMGNWGNEWPCSKGFRPIPMSSCNVTQAKFLVSLFKGGYWVQNEKRRLTLCWKSRPLITASVWAPKTRK, encoded by the coding sequence ATGGAGCATGAACTTTTCAATTTTGATTCTTACAACGTTGATCCCTTCAGTCTTTTTTCCATTCAAGACATGTTTACCTCTAATGATTTCGAAAACGACATTGAAAATGTTCTGCAACTTGATTCAGATCGCACATACTTCGATCGTTCGGTCCATCCAGACGGCGTTTCGGTTCTTGAAAATGTTCAAGAAAATATAACATTTCAGTATGAAGAAATATTGGATAATCTTGAGAATTCAGAAGAAATCCAAGATGGATCCATGGAAAGCTGTGACTTGATTGATCTTCTACTTAAAGGAGCCGAAGCCGTAGAAGCAGAAAACTGGCTTCTTGCTCCGAAAATCGTCACCAAGCTCAACAATCTTCTGTCTGATCAAGAAAATGGAGACAACCCTCTAGTGAGATTAGCCTTATATTTCACTGAAGGGTTGATCTACAAGAGTCTTAGTTCTCTTGAGTTGTTAGAGAACTCCATTTTACCACAACCCGACTCATTTCCTGCCTTCCAAATGCTCCAAGAACTGTCCCCTTACATGAAATTCGCGCATTTTACAGCGAATCAGGCGATCTTGGAGGCTATCCGATATCATCAAGAATTGCATGTTGTGGATTTTGATGTCATGGAGGGTGCTCAATGGCCTCCCCTGATGTCGGATCTTTCGTCCAGGCACGAATATGCCGACGTTTCGCTAAGAATCACAGCTGTTGTCACGGATGAGAAAAAAATCGATCATGTCAGACGAACAGGGCTCAGGTTACAAGAATTCGCGAACTCGATTAACCTCAACTTCATGTTCGATCGATTTTTCATGAGAAGAGAGCAAGATTTTGAAGATCTCGAAGTTTCATCAGACTCTCTAGTAGCTAATGTAATGTTGCACCAACTCCACATGCCACATAAGGACATGTCACTAGTGAAGGTTTTCTTGAATGGCATACAACAACATTTATCCCCTAAAATTGTCATATTGGTTGAAAATGAACTTTACAACTTGCATAGAGTTCCATCAATGTCATTTGTCGAGTATTTCAAGGAAGCCCTCCAACACTACGGCTCGATTTCGGATTCTCTGATCACGGGATTCGGGAGAGGATACAAATCAGCAGTGAAAATAGTGGAAAAAGAGTTCATGAGAATGAGGATCTTGGAGAGTTTAAAAGAGTTCCCTAGCCTGAGAAGGGAAATGGGAAATTGGGGAAATGAGTGGCCTTGTTCAAAAGGGTTTAGGCCCATTCCAATGAGTTCTTGCAATGTGACTCAAGCCAAGTTTTTGGTGAGTTTGTTTAAAGGAGGATATTGGGTGCAAAATGAGAAGAGAAGGCTGACTCTGTGCTGGAAATCTAGGCCGTTGATCACGGCTTCTGTTTGGGCTCCAAAAACTCGGAAGTAA